Proteins found in one Quercus robur chromosome 2, dhQueRobu3.1, whole genome shotgun sequence genomic segment:
- the LOC126716194 gene encoding uncharacterized protein LOC126716194 encodes MTLGLQQPPDEILCRSFPTTLKGAAREWFTKLPTSSIDNFEQLSNTFLHHFIGGQRPKRPVDHLLTIKQGEKKTLRSYVKCFTRETLEVDEADDKVKLMAFKIGLRSRDLVASLVKNPPKTMAEMLLKAQKYMNAEDTLEAIKDVEKPGDKGRKDDKRRGQKRKRPDRQHNDGNRRKEDKGPRTVKFTPLVMPVDKILMQIKDEHYLKCLRPLLIP; translated from the coding sequence ATGACGCTAGGCCTTCAACAGCCCCCCGACGAGATACTGTGTCGTTCCTTTcccaccactctcaaaggagctgcaagggaATGGTTCACAAAGTTGCCAACATCATCCATCGACAACTTCGAGCAGTTGAGCAACACTTTCTTGCATCACTTCATTGGGGGGCAGCGTCCTAAGAGGCCAGTGGACCACTTACTCACCATTAAGcagggagaaaagaaaaccttaagGTCATACGTGAAATGCTTTACTCGGGAGACCCTCGAGGTagacgaagctgatgacaaaGTAAAGCTGATGGCCTTCAAAATAGGACTGAGATCCAGAGATCTCGTGGCTTCACTCGTGAAAAACCCTCCAAAGACGATGGCAGAAATGCTCCTAAAAGCACaaaagtacatgaatgctgaagacACTTTAGAAGCCATAAAGGATGTAGAGAAGCCAGGAgacaaaggaagaaaggatgaCAAGCGTAGGGGTCAAAAGAGGAAGCGCCCAGATCGTCAGCATAATGACGGGAacagaagaaaagaagataaaggtCCTCGAACGGTAAAATTTACCCCTctagttatgcctgttgacaaaattttaatgcagattaaggacgagcACTATCTCAAATGCCTAAGACCATTACTCATCCCCTAA
- the LOC126709964 gene encoding putative receptor protein kinase ZmPK1, translated as MGSLVFFHFLLLSLSFPFPLSSSAVVISNGTSLSIENPDILISPNGDFSAGFYSVGDNAFCFAIWFSNSRTVVWMANRDQPVNGKHPKLSILETGNLILTDASNLNVKVWATNTASLSSVQLFLYDTGNLVLRNKEGVLWESFDFPTDTLLPEQRLTRNTKLVSSRSQANYSPGLYELSFNNSGFLRLLYNSSDSSSYWVPSPLSWPLYNNSRIAVLNVIGNFSSSDNFTFLSADYGAVLHRRLTLDYDGNLRLYSWEEEGQTWVVSWQAIQSPCGIPGGCGANSFCSYGIGTGRKCSCSPGYKMKNRSNWADGCEPEVYISCTEMPKSELGFVLLSHVDFFGYDFTIFPNYTFDQCSDQCLTACDCKAFQYRGDSNCYLKTRLQNGIRSPHLWGDIYLKLPKSKILSDANPLEEFSLICSSDHTLQSCKKGTMKFMLWFVGGVGGLEIFSIIVVWCLFIKTQKSLCVYKQAYDRAAIGFRKFTYTELKKATKSFTEEIGRGAGGIVYKGVLSDNRVAAIKRLHEANQGEDEFLAEVSIIGRINHMNLIEMWGYCAEGKHRILVYEYMEHGSLAKNLSSKVLDWEKRFKIVVGTARGLAYLHEDCLDWILHCDVKPQNILLDSNYQPKVADFGLSKLQNRGVFMNTSFSKIRGTRGYMAPDWVFNLPITSKVDVYSYGIVVLEMVTGVGPLGHKRLVTWVREVMNRVAANTSSLEELIDPLLEGKYDIDMMETLVEIALQCVEEDRDERPTMSQVVEMLLGQEKNS; from the coding sequence ATGGGTTCACTAGTCTTCTTTCACTTCCTTCTACTCTCTTTGTCATTTCCATTCCCACTTTCATCTTCAGCAGTCGTTATCAGTAATGGCACATCCCTATCGATAGAGAATCCAGATATTCTAATATCACCAAATGGCGACTTCTCTGCTGGCTTTTATTCAGTGGGTGATAATGCCTTTTGCTTTGCCATTTGGTTTAGCAACTCACGCACCGTAGTCTGGATGGCAAACCGTGACCAGCCAGTTAATGGGAAGCACCCAAAGCTCTCTATCCTCGAAACTGGCAATCTCATCTTAACTGATGCCTCTAACTTAAATGTCAAAGTTTGGGCCACAAACACTGCCTCACTCTCCTCGGTCCAATTATTTCTCTACGACACCGGTAATCTTGTTCTACGTAACAAGGAAGGTGTTTTGTGGGAAAGCTTTGACTTCCCTACAGATACCCTTCTTCCTGAACAACGTCTCACCAGAAACACAAAGCTTGTCTCCTCAAGAAGCCAGGCCAACTATTCCCCTGGTTTATATGAGCTTTCCTTCAACAACAGTGGCTTTCTTAGACTTCTTTATAATAGTTCTGATTCCAGTAGTTACTGGGTGCCGTCACCTTTATCATGGCCTCTGTACAATAATAGCAGAATTGCTGTCCTTAATGTCATAGGGAACTTCAGCTCATCcgataattttacttttttgtcaGCTGACTATGGAGCAGTGCTTCATAGAAGATTGACACTTGATTACGACGGTAATCTTCGATTGTACAGTTGGGAAGAGGAGGGGCAGACTTGGGTTGTTTCATGGCAAGCCATTCAGAGTCCTTGCGGGATTCCTGGTGGTTGTGGGGCCAACAGTTTTTGCAGTTATGGTATTGGTACCGGCAGGAAATGTTCCTGCTCACCAGGATACAAGATGAAAAATCGTAGCAATTGGGCTGATGGCTGTGAACCCGAAGTTTATATCTCTTGCACGGAAATGCCGAAAAGTGAGTTAGGCTTTGTGCTGTTATCCCATGTTGACTTTTTCGGGTATGATTTTACAATCTTCCCTAATTACACCTTTGATCAATGTTCGGATCAATGTTTGACAGCATGTGATTGCAAAGCGTTCCAATACCGTGGTGATTCAAATTGTTATCTGAAGACACGATTGCAGAATGGAATTCGTTCGCCACATTTATGGGGAGATATCTATTTGAAACTACCAAAAAGCAAAATCTTGTCTGATGCCAATCCTTTAGAAGAATTCAGTTTAATTTGCTCAAGTGATCATACACTACAAAGTTGTAAAAAAGGGACAATGAAATTCATGCTCTGGTTTGTTGGTGGAGTGGGTGGACTTGAAATTTTCTCTATCATTGTGGTGTGGTGTCTCTTCATCAAAACTCAGAAAAGTTTATGTGTTTATAAGCAAGCCTATGATCGGGCTGCCATTGGGTTCAGGAAATTTACATATACTGAGCTAAAAAAGGCCACAAAGAGTTTTACTGAGGAGATTGGAAGAGGTGCAGGAGGAATTGTCTACAAAGGGGTGTTGTCTGACAATCGAGTTGCTGCAATCAAACGTCTCCATGAAGCCAACCAAGGAGAAGATGAATTTCTAGCTGAAGTAAGCATCATTGGAAGGATTAACCACATGAACCTAATAGAGATGTGGGGGTATTGTGCAGAGGGAAAGCATAGGATTTTGGTGTATGAGTACATGGAGCATGGTTCTTTAGCAAAAAACCTATCATCCAAAGTACTTGATTGGGAgaaaagatttaaaattgttgtgGGTACTGCAAGAGGCCTAGCCTATTTACATGAGGATTGCTTGGACTGGATTTTGCATTGCGATGTAAAGCCCCAGAATATACTTTTGGACTCAAATTATCAACCAAAGGTGGCAgattttggcctatcaaaacTACAAAACAGAGGTGTCTTTATGAATACAAGCTTCTCAAAAATAAGAGGAACTCGAGGTTATATGGCTCCAGATTGGGTTTTCAATCTACCTATCACTTCCAAAGTGGATGTTTATAGCTATGGAATTGTCGTGCTGGAAATGGTAACCGGAGTGGGTCCATTAGGGCACAAAAGGCTAGTTACATGGGTGAGGGAAGTAATGAATAGAGTGGCTGCAAATACTTCCTCACTTGAAGAGCTTATTGATCCACTGTTGGAAGGCAAATATGACATTGACATGATGGAAACTTTGGTTGAGATTGCTTTACAATGTGTAGAAGAAGACAGAGATGAAAGACCTACCATGAGCCAAGTAGTTGAGATGCTATTAGGtcaggaaaaaaattcataa